A window of Deltaproteobacteria bacterium genomic DNA:
CTAAAATCGAGGCGAGATGGATTACTTACGTTTTAGTGGCGGGTGATCTCGACTCGGTTACCGTCGGGGTCCTTGCAAAAAAGATAATCTGATCCATCGGGACGTTTGCCCGGGCCCTCAACAATCTCTATCCTCTTTGCCTTGAGTTCATGGATGGCTTCCTCGAAGTTTGCCACTTCCAAGGCAATATGGCGCATGGAATTCGGGATGGTTTCTTCATGGACCATGAGGTGAAGCTGACATGTAGGTCCAACCTGGTACCAGTGGC
This region includes:
- a CDS encoding VOC family protein produces the protein MMKVKEYNHVGIVVRDLERCKWFYGEVLGLQTIPRPPFDFPGHWYQVGPTCQLHLMVHEETIPNSMRHIALEVANFEEAIHELKAKRIEIVEGPGKRPDGSDYLFCKDPDGNRVEITRH